One part of the Sarcophilus harrisii chromosome 5, mSarHar1.11, whole genome shotgun sequence genome encodes these proteins:
- the LOC116419476 gene encoding uncharacterized protein LOC116419476, which produces MFRGLRPRIAPLSIRSNEQGSDLEGQGNIVPTRRKVKGRIGDPAWLRSLAFAAPPMTQAVPVQLIDLFPTTTSCFACDCRGACVPPRNTKVLPTLAKTSTDIVLEPSSDWPQGEAFRPQQSTPACPSTSGVPQKWTSKVHPAMAGECQTSHQRRSSKVHPAMAGECQTSHQRRSSKIHPAMAGECQTSHQRRSSKIHPAMAEECQKSPHM; this is translated from the coding sequence ATGTTCCGAGGTCTCCGTCCCCGTATTGCTCCCTTGTCAATAAGGAGCAATGAGCAAGGGTCCGACCTCGAGGGCCAGGGAAACATCGTTCCTACTAGGCGAAAAGTGAAGGGAAGGATTGGGGACCCAGCATGGCTGAGGAGTTTGGCCTTTGCGGCTCCTCCTATGACCCAAGCAGTGCCTGTGCAACTGATAGATCTGTTCCCAACCACCACATCCTGCTTTGCCTGCGATTGCAGAGGAGCCTGTGTTCCCCCAAGGAACACAAAAGTCCTTCCTACCCTGGCCAAGACATCCACTGACATTGTCCTGGAGCCCTCCTCTGATTGGCCTCAGGGAGAAGCTTTTAGACCACAACAAAGCACTCCAGCCTGTCCTAGCACCTCCGGGGTTCCACAAAAATGGACCTCCAAAGTCCACCCGGCCATGGCCGGGGAATGCCAGACATCCCATCAGAGACGAAGCTCCAAAGTCCACCCTGCCATGGCCGGGGAATGCCAGACATCCCATCAGAGACGAAGCTCCAAAATCCACCCTGCCATGGCCGGGGAATGCCAGACATCCCATCAGAGACGAAGCTCCAAAATCCACCCTGCCATGGCCGAGGAATGCCAGAAATCCCCTCATATGTGA